TAAATAGCCTGCACAGGATCCTGGATGAGCTGACCCTGTGCAAGTCTGACCTGGAGGCCCAGGTGGAGTCCCTGAAGGAGGAGCTGCTATACCTTAAGAGCAATCATAAGCAGGTAAGCTCCGAGATGAGGAAATGTCTTAGACTCAGGCTGGCCATGACTTTAGTGGTTTAGAGTGACAGAAATAGGAATATAAAACCAAGCGTGACTTTATACTTTTCCTTTATAAATACCAAAACTTTGctgttcaagaaaaaaaaattgagaggtggtATTCATGTAAGTTCTTGGGTAAGACGTATCTTACATTCACAATGGCCACAGTCACTGGAGGTTCCTGGTAAACTGCCACTGGATTGTTCCAGATTGCTGGGTTGTGGAGCTAGTAATAGTGTTGTCCTCACCATACTGGGAAAAATCATTTCTCTCCAcaccctacagatgggaggacggCCTCTCACGCTGCTTCtctacagatgggaggacagcctcTCGCTGCTTtcctacagatgggaggacagctTTTTGCTGTTTTGTGGGAgcgacccactctccccttccaaaTTTGCGAGGAGGATCCAATCCCCTACAGCAGGGCCTGAGATgtctcccaggaccctggacccGGAGCCTCCCAGTGTGTCCACCTTTGACTCCAAGGGTCTCTCTCTACAGATAGACCCGTCTCCTGAAGGCTCAGTGAGGCTGCGTTCCTTTAGTGAGATGGGGATCCCGGACGAGCCCCCAAATGTTGTGCCCAgaggttcgagtcccgatctcacacaaggaagaccagcatcacatgcaatagcaagagcctttattatcaagcttaagcttgggccgccgacacccttccacacaaggggagagtctgctgcCGGAGACCCCACAACATTGTTGCTCCcggctttttatagtacacagaacaagagtggttggtttcagtttaatgGCTTTAACGGCTGTAACAGCTGTAATGGCTGTAACAAGGAACTGTTGGTTTCaatgtaaaagtctctaacaagtaacagttggtttcagtgtaacagtctctaagaagtaacagtttcTAGTCTCCACATTCTAATCTCCACAGTAATAGCATTGTCCTCACCATACTGGGAAAAATCATTTCTTTCCACACCAAAGGCCAAAAAAGTCAGACCAGATGAAGCTgagtctcaacttttttttttttttttttttttttaccagggtgaAAGGTGGCCAGGGGACCGTTTCTTTCTCTTGGGAAGGACCATGATATGACCTTACTGGTGACAAGAATTGTCTGACATACAGTTTGAATATTTACAGCCAACTCTTTTTCTTGTAAACTCATAGGCACCCAGTCTGTAAATTGGGAAAACTGGGCACTAGCACATCCTTCAGTGGCTTCTGAGCTTATTCCTGAGATTCTCATTGAATGTGAGTGCCATAACACAAACATGATAATGAACTGGAACACTAAAGTGCAGACCATTGCCTTTGGTTGACACAGGAGCTACTCTGAGAGTTTCTTTCCTGAGGATGTAGACTAACAAGGCTTCAGTAAGAAGTGCCATTCCTTAGAGCTCTTTCTCACTGAGGATGGTCACTTTTGTGTGATTTGCATCCCAGGAAGTGAACACCCTGCGCAACCAGATTGGAGACCGCCTCAATGTGGAGGTGGACGCTGCCCCCACTGTTGACCTGAACCGCATGCTCAATGACACCAGGAGTCAGTATGAGGCCCTGGTGGAGACCAACCACAGGGATGTGGAGGAGTGGTTCACCACCCAGGTGGGCATCTCGACATAGGGACACTCAGCATCCAAGGCCCTGAGGGGCCAGTGAGGCAGGGTCTGAGCCTGTCTTGTCTTGTCTGGTGTTTTAGATTGAGGAGTTGAACAAGCAGGTGGTGTCCAGCTCTGAGCAGTTACAGAGCAACCAGGCAGAGATCATCGAGCTGAGACGCACAGTCAACGCCCTGGAGATTGAGCTGCAGGCCCAGCACAACCtggtgggtgctgggggcctcCTGATGAGACCTGAGcagctggggagtgggagtgAGTGGGCTGCCCTTAGGGGTCACCCTCTCCCCAGGTCTTGGAGAATGTGATGTCTTTGGAGAAGCCCAGTGAGAGGCAGCTGTGACTGTTGTTTCTGTCCCCCCACAGAGAGACTCTCTGGAGAACACGCTGACAGAGACCGAGGCCCGCTACAGCTCGCAGCTGTCCCAGGTGCAGGGCATGATCACCAACATGGAGTCCCAGCTGGCTGAGATCAGGAGTGACCTGGAGCGGCAGAACCAGGAGTACCAGGTGCTGCTGGATGTGTGTGCCCGGCTGGAGTGTGAGATCAACACATACCAGGGTCTACTGGAGAGTGAGGACTGCAAGTGAGTACCTGCAGGTTGTGGGTTTTAGATCATGAGCACAGATcttggaaagaaaaaatgccTTCCTACTAGGCATGCTCACACAGAGCCTGGTAAACACAATATGGGCACCCTTAAAAGCAAGATAGCAAGAAATATTTGCTGTATACACTGAGATTGTACTGGCTGCTCTTTGTATTCTACTGCAATAGTATTGATATGAGATCAAAAGTATGCCTTGCATTTCATAGAATCATGTTGTGGAGAGGCACTTTCCATACAGTAACTCACTCACTTGACCATGCAGTTGCCGTCACTGGGCAAGATGGATCGTCTTCTCTGCATTACACAGGGAAAGAACTAGGACTTGGAGAAGTCAAGTGACTTGTCTGAGGACTCAGCTAGAATGTATATTGTCAAGGTTCAGAGTGTCTATAGCATCTTTGACAccagcagagagggacacaatcAGCAATTTGACAGTGACCTTTGTTGCAGGTGAGCCTTTGGGCTTTTCTGTTAAAAGTCTGACCAAATCCCAGTAGGCATGCCAATCTTCTTTATATTACAGGCCTCCTTCAATTCACCTTTCTATAATCCTTTTCTCCCCAGGCTTCCTTGTAACCCCTGCACCACAACCAATGCAAGTGGCAAGTCCATGGGGTCCTGTATCTCCAGTGCCTGTACTCCCTGTGCTGCATCTGTGCCTGGCACACCCAGCTTCCCCCGGCCCCACTACGGATCCTGTAACTCCTTTGTGCGCTAGAGCCCAGGGCTGCTAGAGGAGAAGGGAGGCCAGAGTTTCAGTTCTTCCACCTGGCCCTGGTTCCTTCTACATAATGGGTCTGAAAACACGGTGTGCCTGGTTGGGGCTGCCTCTATGAGGTAGCTAGGAATGTCATCCAGCCTGCCATGGACCATTCTCTGTCCACCCTTTCTTACTTCACTATAGTTGCTCCTACTTTGCTTGCTCAGAGAACCCTTCCCAGTGCCAGCGGCACTCTCTTGGAACCTCTTAATAAACCTGGCAGAACAGACACCTTTCTCATTTGTATTCATTTGTTTCTCCACGCCCATCACTTGAGCACTCTATAAAAAGCCACTTGAAAGTCAGGCCATATAAACGTCTGACTCTTAGAAATAGGAACCCTTTTATGCCCGGAAGGCAGATGCCTGACTGGACAAGGCAGGCTGGTGAGGGATGTCCAGGTAGCTGCAGGACTGTGCCTGATCTCCTCTTGGCCATTCCCAGACTTTCCTCTCTTGACCTAGTCATCTCCTGAAACTAATGTGCCCATATATGAGTTGAGGAGGCATGAACTAGGAACTAGAATAGATGCCATCTTTTGCCTTTCCCCTAAAATTGATAGAGGTATTTGGGCACAAGCCCAAATGTGTTTAGGCACACTTAGGCCCAGTGCTGTATAGCCTAGGATGTTGGTGTTCTTGGCAGCCTTAGACTCTGGCATTCTTTCAATGATGAGATCCTCTGGCTTGAGTGCTGTGCTCAGGACTTCTTTTCCCAGAGCAAGGATGTTTATGGGCCTGGCTTTTAGTTACTTCCTTCCAGTGTCCAGTCCTGGACTTAAAAGACCCATTAGCTCTTTATCTGATACTTCATCTTTCTGTGGTACTGTTGAGAACCTACCCTATGCAGATTCTGGATGACTGAAGAGGGGAGGGACACATAAAGACAAAGACAACTACTaggtggtttcattcatatattgAATACAGagagttgaaacacatgaacttcgaacttgaaaaaaatagagCAGCCAAACcgtctttaagactttgtgagtgTGAGGgtacagcataatgcttatgtaaagagacttcatgcctgaggctctcaagtcccaggttcaatcccccacaccataagccggagctgagcagtgctctggtaaaaaaaaccataaaaataaaagactttgtgACAGCTATGATGATtatcacaggtgtgtgtgtgtgtgtgtgtgtgtgtgtgtgtgtggtggggaaggggaaaatgaaactttggtggtgggtgtggtgtggaattacacccctgtaatcttataatcttgcacaccattattaagtcacaaataaaagttaaaaaaaagacaaagcccTGTCTGTAGGTTATTTTCATCTTGCTAAAAGGGACATAGTTAATCTCCAAGTAGGGAACATATATATTTAGTTCTAGAAAACAATCACATTGTGATATAACCATCTCTGGAAATTTTTCATCACCTCAAGTCCTGAAACTCTCCAGTCCTCCCTTAGAACATTCCTGTTCCAACCCCTGGCCCAACCATAGTCCCTGGTACCTTCTATTCTACCTTTGTTCAGATGAACTTGGCAATTCTAGATTAAATCATACAAATGGAGTCATAAAATAATTGTCCTCTTGTATCTGGGTTACTTCATTTTGTACAGTATCTTTAGGGTTCACCCATGTTGTGATATGTATCCGAATTTTGTCCATTTTACTAAAGTAAACTACACAAGGGTAACCAGGCAACCAGtaaatgagagaagatatttgcatattgcacatacatcagacaaactgatatcaaacatctatacaaaaTTGGTAGAGATCtataaaagaagcaaaagtaaCCCAACAAAAAGGTGGGCCAAgtaactaaacagttttctaaagaagagatacacatggctcacagacacgtgaagaaatgcttcacttcactatcattagagaaatgcgaATCAAAACTACAccgagataccatctcacacctgggagaatggcttacatcaacacaccaggaaatgacaggtgttggagaggttgtggagagcagggaactctgcttcactgctggtaagAATGGAAACTGGCACAGCCccattggaagactgtatggagagcccttaacaaataaaaatggaagtaccttttGATCTGTCAATACCACtgttgggcatttatccagtaaACACTCaatactaattagaagggacaattgcactcctgtgttcatagctgcattattcacagtagccagagagtggaagcagcctcgcTGCTCATCGTCAGATgattgactaaagaagttatgggatatatactccatggaatattactttgcTAACAAAAAAGatcttgtgtcctttgggatcaaatgtatggaactggaggtgattatgctaagcaaaataagtaaagagatgaaagacaattaccaaatgatttcactgaTATGTAGAAtcaagagatctgatttacatgaacttgcaaaaaaaaaaaaatccaaacaaaacagacccAAACAAACTGTAAGGCTTggaagaactatgatggttatccttGGGAGGTTGGAAGGTGGGAATATAGAACTTGGGTGgtagtgtggtgtggaactatacattgtattttatagtcttataacaaacttagtaacaaataaaaactaaaaaaagaattttgtttattttaaataaagacaaaattataTTCCTTTGAATGTAAAAAAATTtatccacttatctgttgttagatttttttggtttgtttataaTTTTTGGCTATTGTAACTAATAATGTAGCTATGGGTATTAGCATATATGTATTTGCTCAAGTTCTTGTTTTCAGATTTTTTTGGTAACTTGATCTGGAGTTGAtagatttataatttataatttgtaCATTATAATTTATACATTTATAATTTTTCAGTACTACACACTATTTTCCACAGTGATTATATTTTTTATCATTCTCATTAACTTTACACAGAGTATCCACCTTTATCCACCTCCTTAACACTTGTTATTTTctgttattaattattattatttaccagtaCTCATTCTAatgggtgtgaagtggtatctttttGGGTTTAGATTTACATTTCCATAACGATTAGTGCTGGTGAGTACATTTTCATGTGCTTATTAACTATTTGTATATCTTCCTTGGAGAAATGCCTGGGATTCTTTACTTGTGTTTAAATTTTGATTTGGTAGTGAGAAATAAACCCATTATTTTATACATGTACTCTCTGCTGTTGAGCCACTTCCCTGATCGaatatttatttgctattttaatgagagaaaaggagagacagacagagaaagagaaagataccattcTACCATGCATGGAACTACATCTACTTCTGTCCTTGGACTTCTCATAAAGtgctagggttcaaacccagggcctcatgtgtggacactctacctgctgagtgaCCTTCTTAGTCACTTGTCTATTTCTTTAAAACTGGATTTTTGTTGTGTTGAGTTGTAGGAGCTCTTTATGAATTTTGGATATTAATCTCATAGCAGATAAACaacttgcaaatattttcttctgttCTGTAGGTtgcctttttcacttttttcatcaATATCTTTGgatatacaaaattaaaaaaaattttatgaggTTTATCTTCCCTACTTTTTCATTTGTTATCTATGCTTTTGGTGGCATGGTCAAGAAATCACTGAAATAGAGGAAAATCCTGAACTGAGACAACATTTTTTTTGATCTATAACTTCTTCTATGTTTCTTTCTACTAAAAAaactacttgtgtgtgtgtgtgtatgtgtgtgtgtgtgtgtgtgtgtgtgtgtgtgagagagagagagagagagagagagagagagagagggagagagagagagaaagagaatcgcTCTAGCACATGTGGTgttaggaatcaaactcaggacctctacTTGCAAGTCCTAAGCAGCACCCACTACACTACTTCCTGGATCCAGTCTGTTTCTTAAAAGCAAGAAACAAAAACCTCGATCTCGGTAGCATCACCTCAGTTTTGTAAATGATGTATTCTAAGTTCTTCTAGAACTCCCATATGTCATTTTGTCTCTGGAAGCTGTGTGGTCATTATCACAGGCACAAGGATAGTGATTCTCAACTTTGCTTTTCTGCAGAATTACCTAAAAGGGGACCTAAAAACACTCTGAGGCTAATTTTGCCCTCAGATTGCTGCTTGATGATCTGGGAAGCAGCCTGGGCACTGAGAATTTtagaagctctgcaagtggtccTTGTGATCCTTTATCAAAACCAGGGTTCTCATTCTGACACTGTCTCATTAGCTCTGTGTCCTTGGACAAGACATGCAACTTTtctgatcctcagtttccccattggTAAAGTAGAGACAATAGTTTCTCTACCTGCTTTTATTATATACTTGTCAAGGGGATCATGAAAGATGGGTGTTGAAAGAAACACTTTGTATACCAGATGTGTTTTTATTAGGGTTATTAATTATGTTGAGTGTTGCTGATGTAACACATAACTAGTCACTTAAGGATGGAAAATTTGGGTCATCCTCTTTTAGTTTTATGTCCAGCTATAGAATTTACATACTGTCCTATTGCCTTTCATTCCACCATTTCTTTATATCCCCCACCCTGATCCTCTATGGGAGAATGTGACTGACTCAACATTATGTGTTACTATTTGGCCCTTGGCTCATCTTTTGATGGGTCCCAGTCCTTATCCTGTTGTTAGGTCTAGTGTCCTTTGGTGACCTTCTTGGTTGGCATCTGGGCTGTGTTGGTCAGACCTCAGACTACATCGTTCTATgatatttgcttgttttttaggCTTGTTTCCTGAATGTATTTGCCAATTTATTTCCATCCTGTTTTCTGAAATGTTTATAGTGCTAatgcacatttttttaaaggtatagGTTAACTGGTCAATTTATTTATGGCATAAATTTATACATAGGTGGCAAATACTAGAATTCACACATATAATACAAGAAGACATATTGTACAAAAAGACAAAAGTGCACATTGTTCATTCTAGATGTTTATATATATTGTATCTATTCATAGGAAGGACACATACATAGGCTGTGACACTTTTTTCATCCTTTTGAGGCCAAAGGTCTGAGGCTGCTGTGAGTGTGGTCAGAAAGAGCGGGGCTGACCAGTTGTTCTCAGCAGTCTCTTCTATAAAAGTCCTATCCCTTTACCCCCCAGGATTCATGCCTCACCATCCCCATAAGCTCATGCATGGAGTTTGCCACTTTAACCCCTAGTTTGCAGAGGAGGAGAGTCCTGTATGGGGATTCTAGGTTTGTCTTCTTGTGTATGCTCAGAGCTGGCTTCTGGATCATGATTTTGCTTCTGTGCTCTCTCCCAATTCTTGTGTCTTCTCACCCTCTGTCATGGCAATGTCTTGAATTTCCAACCACAATGGAGAGGATTAGATCCAGCAAACTTGAGTCACTTACTTGTATCAATTTGGAAAAGTTCATTTTATCCCCAATTTCTCAGATTCTTCTTTTCTGATATACAGTGAATTATATAATGAAATTCAAACACCCAGGGTAGGGCATGTGGCTAGAATATCAGGTAAGAATGGTCCTGATATATATTACCTGGTTAGAATGTGATCTACtgatacttctttcttttctacctcACTATATAGACTTTAATTTTTTCTTCCACAAATCCAGATCTTTCTTGTCTTAAAAAATTTCACTTCTAGGAAACAGAACTTACTTTAGAAGGACTTTTATTGGGCTAGAAGCTTAAGGCTAGGTAGGTagctttctctctgactctagccACTCTTAGGTCATGTCTGTTcatttttcatttgcatttttcaTTTCTAATCTGGATGTGTCAACCAGTTAACAGGAGGACTTTCATTTCTCTGTAGAGAAAAGACTATGAGTGTAACTTGGCCTTAGTTTAGGAAGGTGCCACAGGGTATCTGGGTGAGAGCACTGCCTGACCAGAGGTTTTGAGGAGGCTTCTGGGTTTCTGAAAGGGTGGGAAACCGGGTTCCAGTGGGGACTGGAATGAAACCGAAAAGGGCGATAGGCAGAAATGATTCTAAAGTTTTTTTGCCTGACAAATCAAAGAACTTTTGGCTTGACCCTGTGTTTAGATGTTCAGGCTCAATAATTAGATACTTATTGaaatcttacttctttcttatatTGATAAATGTTGGGTCATTCAAATTACTTCTTTATCTATAgaagtgggatatatatatatatatatatatatatatatatatatatatatatatatttgccaccagggttatcactgtgactcAGAGCcttcatgattccactgctcctaatggttatttatttatttactttttaaagatagagagatagtcagatacagaaagaaggagagtggtagagaaagaaagacagagagaaacactgaaGTATCACCCCACCACTAGTGAAATTTTCCCTAACCCTTTTAGGTGCTGGTG
Above is a window of Erinaceus europaeus chromosome 12, mEriEur2.1, whole genome shotgun sequence DNA encoding:
- the LOC103124748 gene encoding keratin, type I cuticular Ha1-like, which encodes MELERNIQERSQQQEPYVCPNYQSYFRTIEELQQKMLCTKSENSRLVVQIDNAKLAADDFRTKYETELGLRQLVESDINSLHRILDELTLCKSDLEAQVESLKEELLYLKSNHKQEVNTLRNQIGDRLNVEVDAAPTVDLNRMLNDTRSQYEALVETNHRDVEEWFTTQIEELNKQVVSSSEQLQSNQAEIIELRRTVNALEIELQAQHNLRDSLENTLTETEARYSSQLSQVQGMITNMESQLAEIRSDLERQNQEYQVLLDVCARLECEINTYQGLLESEDCKLPCNPCTTTNASGKSMGSCISSACTPCAASVPGTPSFPRPHYGSCNSFVR